A stretch of Ipomoea triloba cultivar NCNSP0323 chromosome 13, ASM357664v1 DNA encodes these proteins:
- the LOC116001876 gene encoding uncharacterized protein LOC116001876, producing the protein MLETISVQKFNYSPIHRGNAYKKRADLMTTKVNISIATKRLSPSVLQSRCKSPDSCLMSQQENTIGIISGLSAMATLTFLEKLQFWSSRNAKQQHVPPFIVCSDPATRKNNNIAENLLQKRLFLEESGAGCIVMPCHMCHQWYPHVSKGCSVPFLDVSECVATEVKEANLKPVEAGRSNVRIGVLAAADSPLVATFYQHKLHSQGLECILADKPTTEHMVIPMMEALKQKDMEGARNLLRIAVQVLLVRGVNLVILAADEFQGLLPCDDPLLNKCIDPMDALARSAIKWAHQSKQIIIDQ; encoded by the exons ATGTTAGAAACTATATCTGTGCAGAAATTCAATTATTCACCAATACACAGAGGGAATGCATACAAGAAAAGGGCAGATTTGATGACCACCAAAGTTAATATATCAATCGCGACAAAACGGCTGTCGCCTTCTGTCCTGCAATCGAGGTGCAAAAGCCCAGATTCCTGTCTGATGTCTCAGCAGGAAAACACCATAGGCATCATTTCTGGCCTGTCTGCAATGGCAACTCTCACCTTCCTGGAAAAGCTCCAGTTCTGGAGCTCAAGAAACGCGAAACAACAGCACGTCCCGCCCTTCATCGTCTGCAGCGATCCTGCAACAAGGAAGAACAACAACATTGCTGAGAATCTGCTGCAGAAAAGGCTGTTCCTCGAGGAATCCGGGGCGGGCTGCATTGTCATGCCTTGCCATATGTGTCACCAGTGGTACCCACATGTCTCCAAAGGGTGTTCTGTGCCATTTCTTGATGTGAGTGAGTGTGTTGCCACAGAGGTGAAAGAGGCAAATCTGAAGCCAGTTGAAGCTGGGAGAAGTAATGTCAGAATTGGTGTTCTTGCTGCTGCAGATTCACCTCTGGTTGCTACATTCTATCAACACAAACTTCACTCTCAG gGGTTGGAGTGCATTTTAGCAGACAAACCGACGACAGAGCATATGGTGATTCCGATGATGGAAGCACTGAAGCAGAAGGACATGGAAGGGGCGAGGAATCTTCTAAGGATTGCCGTTCAGGTTCTTCTAGTACGAGGTGTGAACCTTGTCATCCTCGCAGCAGATGAGTTCCAAGGCCTTTTGCCTTGCGACGATCCTCTTCTCAACAAATGCATCGACCCCATGGATGCTTTGGCCAGATCAGCCATCAAATGGGCCCACCAatctaaacaaataataatagatCAGTAG
- the LOC116003127 gene encoding phosphatidylinositol N-acetylglucosaminyltransferase subunit C-like isoform X2: MQAKWVPELRDYAPSVLIVPVGTKLDFLELYDMESIMSETSFPTQPKWRKVAFGGMQPGFDDNHTDESFLEDMIMNANVVKRDLLKVILDSVSISQYICTVCLVVLVWTYTLKSPLNENSLLVLNVSLLGLGFFTLLLTADMLSFNLLLSYVLKISFFITGLYMLSPIYHTLTRSISSDSIWALTVSLLIIHLFLHNYSGSIVKAPGTLENPTLTSNISLNASIVASLLIASRLPSRLHVFAIVLFSLQVFLFAPLVTYCVKKYSFRLHLCFSFGLMVLTLVLIYQLHTLLFLLLLAVLIFVDLVCPYWLLQLQEYKFEINGPWDEAKLCFAITE, from the exons TGGGTTCCAGAGCTAAGAGATTATGCACCTTCAGTACTCATTGTTCCAGTGGGGACCAAACTAG ATTTTCTTGAGTTATATGACATGGAGAGTATCATGAGTGAAACCTCTTTTCCAACACAACCTAAATGGAGAAAAGTTGCTTTTGGAGGGATGCAACCTGGTTTTGATGACAATCATACAGATGAATCTTTCCTAGAAGATATGATTATGAATGCCAATGTTGTCAAAAGGGACTTGCTAAAGGTGATACTTGATTCAGTTTCAATTTCTCAGTATATTTGCACTGTTTGTCTTGTGGTTTTGGTTTGGACCTATACTCTCAAATCCCCCTTGAATGAGaattcacttttagttttaAATGTTAGCCTTCTTGGACTGGGTTTTTTCACTCTTCTCTTAACTGCAGACATGCTCTCCTTCAATCTTCTTCTCAGTTATGTTCTGAAGATTTCCTTCTTTATTACTGGGTTGTATATGTTGTCTCCTATTTACCATACACTTACTCGGTCAATAAGCTCAGATTCTATATGGGCACTAACGGTTTCTCTCCTCATAATCCATCTCTTCCTGCACAATTACTCAGGATCCATTGTAAAAGCTCCCGGAACTCTAGAAAATCCTACCCTTACAAGCAATATCTCTCTGAATGCTTCTATAGTGGCTTCACTTTTGATTGCTTCTCGCCTTCCATCAAGGCTTCATGTATTTGCCATTGTGCTGTTCTCCTTGCAAGTTTTTCTATTCGCTCCATTGGTCACCTACTGTGTGAAGAAGTACTCGTTCAGATTGCACCTGTGTTTTTCCTTTGGGTTAATGGTCTTGACATTAGTTCTCATTTACCAGTTGCACACACTACTCTTTCTTTTATTGTTGGCTGTGCTTATCTTTGTCGATTTGGTATGTCCTTATTGGTTGCTTCAACTTCAAGAGTATAAGTTTGAGATTAATGGCCCCTGGGACGAGGCAAAGCTCTGTTTTGCCATCACAGAATGA
- the LOC116003127 gene encoding phosphatidylinositol N-acetylglucosaminyltransferase subunit C-like isoform X1, protein MLFVMSEKWVPELRDYAPSVLIVPVGTKLDFLELYDMESIMSETSFPTQPKWRKVAFGGMQPGFDDNHTDESFLEDMIMNANVVKRDLLKVILDSVSISQYICTVCLVVLVWTYTLKSPLNENSLLVLNVSLLGLGFFTLLLTADMLSFNLLLSYVLKISFFITGLYMLSPIYHTLTRSISSDSIWALTVSLLIIHLFLHNYSGSIVKAPGTLENPTLTSNISLNASIVASLLIASRLPSRLHVFAIVLFSLQVFLFAPLVTYCVKKYSFRLHLCFSFGLMVLTLVLIYQLHTLLFLLLLAVLIFVDLVCPYWLLQLQEYKFEINGPWDEAKLCFAITE, encoded by the exons atgCTATTTGTTATGTCGGAGAAGTGGGTTCCAGAGCTAAGAGATTATGCACCTTCAGTACTCATTGTTCCAGTGGGGACCAAACTAG ATTTTCTTGAGTTATATGACATGGAGAGTATCATGAGTGAAACCTCTTTTCCAACACAACCTAAATGGAGAAAAGTTGCTTTTGGAGGGATGCAACCTGGTTTTGATGACAATCATACAGATGAATCTTTCCTAGAAGATATGATTATGAATGCCAATGTTGTCAAAAGGGACTTGCTAAAGGTGATACTTGATTCAGTTTCAATTTCTCAGTATATTTGCACTGTTTGTCTTGTGGTTTTGGTTTGGACCTATACTCTCAAATCCCCCTTGAATGAGaattcacttttagttttaAATGTTAGCCTTCTTGGACTGGGTTTTTTCACTCTTCTCTTAACTGCAGACATGCTCTCCTTCAATCTTCTTCTCAGTTATGTTCTGAAGATTTCCTTCTTTATTACTGGGTTGTATATGTTGTCTCCTATTTACCATACACTTACTCGGTCAATAAGCTCAGATTCTATATGGGCACTAACGGTTTCTCTCCTCATAATCCATCTCTTCCTGCACAATTACTCAGGATCCATTGTAAAAGCTCCCGGAACTCTAGAAAATCCTACCCTTACAAGCAATATCTCTCTGAATGCTTCTATAGTGGCTTCACTTTTGATTGCTTCTCGCCTTCCATCAAGGCTTCATGTATTTGCCATTGTGCTGTTCTCCTTGCAAGTTTTTCTATTCGCTCCATTGGTCACCTACTGTGTGAAGAAGTACTCGTTCAGATTGCACCTGTGTTTTTCCTTTGGGTTAATGGTCTTGACATTAGTTCTCATTTACCAGTTGCACACACTACTCTTTCTTTTATTGTTGGCTGTGCTTATCTTTGTCGATTTGGTATGTCCTTATTGGTTGCTTCAACTTCAAGAGTATAAGTTTGAGATTAATGGCCCCTGGGACGAGGCAAAGCTCTGTTTTGCCATCACAGAATGA